A single Glycine soja cultivar W05 chromosome 14, ASM419377v2, whole genome shotgun sequence DNA region contains:
- the LOC114385282 gene encoding alpha-amylase-like: protein MRQGFNWASSEKAGEWYNFMKTLVPDIADSGVDYFYDPYIEWGLKEPIKKVTEIRKRNGVTATSRVNILAAEADLYMAEIDNKIIVKIGPKMDLVNLLPPNVQVATSGQDYAVWKRK from the exons GGGTTCAACTGGGCATCAAGTGAAAAAGCAGGAGAATGGTACAACTTTATGAAGACCTTGGTCCCTGACATAGCTGATTCTGGAGTTGACTAT TTCTATGATCCCTACATCGAATGGGGGCTAAAGGAACCGATAAAGAAAGTGACAGAAATAAGGAAGAGAAATGGAGTTACGGCCACAAGCAGAGTAAATATTCTGGCAGCTGAGGCTGATCTCTACATGGCTGAAATTGACAACAAGATCATTGTCAAGATTGGACCCAAAATGGATCTTGTCAACCTTCTTCCACCAAATGTTCAGGTTGCTACCAGTGGACAAGACTACGCTGTGTGGAAGAGAAAGTGA